Proteins encoded by one window of Desulfovibrio ferrophilus:
- the hflK gene encoding FtsH protease activity modulator HflK: MNWDWEKLQQRRQRPPGGPNGPNLGDLNVNFDRFKNFGFPGWKILLGVLVLLWLASGIYIVGPDEVGVVKRFGAYSSQTEPGPHYHWPAPFESVLKPQVTKVHRVEVGFMSLGRSEFTQNSRLTPEESLMLTGDENIVDVQFIVQYKIKDPAKYLFNLKGQENTVKSVAEAAMREVVGYNKIDAVLTTGKLEIQNECRLQLQSILDKYECGINVLAVQLQDVHPPKEVIDAFKDVASAREDKSRFINEADAYRNDLMPKARGQAAVLINQAAAYKETRIRVAKGEADKFLSVLREYNKAKDVTRKRLYLETMEKILSNPDMEKVIISDDAAGSVLPYLPLDRRQKIEGGKK; encoded by the coding sequence ATGAATTGGGATTGGGAAAAATTACAGCAACGTCGGCAGAGACCCCCAGGAGGCCCCAATGGGCCGAATCTGGGCGACTTGAACGTTAATTTTGACAGGTTTAAGAATTTCGGATTCCCCGGTTGGAAGATACTGCTTGGGGTGCTGGTGCTCCTCTGGCTGGCGTCGGGTATCTACATCGTAGGCCCTGACGAGGTCGGCGTGGTCAAACGCTTCGGCGCGTACAGCAGCCAGACGGAACCTGGGCCGCATTATCACTGGCCAGCTCCTTTTGAATCCGTACTCAAGCCGCAGGTGACCAAGGTTCATCGCGTGGAAGTTGGTTTCATGAGCCTGGGGCGTAGCGAGTTCACTCAGAATTCGCGTCTGACTCCCGAAGAGTCCCTGATGCTGACCGGTGACGAGAACATCGTGGATGTGCAGTTCATCGTGCAGTACAAGATCAAGGACCCTGCCAAGTATCTGTTCAATCTGAAGGGCCAGGAAAACACGGTCAAGTCCGTGGCCGAGGCGGCCATGCGCGAGGTTGTGGGCTACAACAAGATTGACGCGGTGCTGACGACCGGCAAGCTGGAAATTCAGAACGAATGCCGTTTGCAACTCCAGTCCATTTTGGACAAGTACGAGTGCGGTATCAACGTGCTGGCTGTTCAGCTTCAGGATGTCCATCCGCCCAAGGAAGTCATCGATGCCTTCAAGGACGTGGCCTCTGCCCGTGAGGACAAGAGCCGCTTCATCAACGAGGCCGATGCCTACCGCAACGATCTGATGCCCAAGGCCCGTGGTCAGGCGGCTGTTCTGATCAATCAGGCCGCTGCCTATAAGGAGACCCGGATCAGGGTCGCCAAGGGTGAAGCCGACAAGTTCCTGTCCGTGTTGCGCGAATACAACAAGGCCAAGGACGTGACCCGCAAGCGTCTGTATCTGGAGACCATGGAGAAGATTCTCTCCAATCCGGATATGGAGAAGGTCATCATTAGTGATGATGCTGCGGGCTCGGTTCTGCCCTACCTGCCGCTTGATCGAAGGCAGAAGATTGAAGGAGGAAAGAAGTAA
- a CDS encoding phosphomannomutase/phosphoglucomutase: MKPVNKEIFRAYDIRGIVDKDFDADWVEILGKACGTYFRRQGITEAIVAHDCRHSSPGYQERMINGLTSTGVDVIYLNMVATPLFYFAVKKLGRKAGVMITASHNPPEFNGFKVWAGESTIHSEEIQEVYKIMASGEFETGSGMASSHDIVPSYLDDLSAQVTLERPVKIVLDGGNGAGGEVCAELLRRIGAEVIEQYTRPDGDFPNHHPDPTVPKYMADLIKRVPAEGAELGIGLDGDADRIGVIDENGKMIYGDQLLSIYARDILTRHPGASVIGEVKCTHLMYKDITEHGGDAIMNATGHSLIKARMQETGALLAGEMSGHMFFADRYYGFDDALYSALRIVDIVARTPGKPISTYLEDWPKTFNTPEIRQECPDAIKFDVVKRAQEFFKDDYDVIDVDGVRIVFPDGWGLLRASNTQPVLVLRFEAESAERLEEIRKVIEVPLAQWIKEMS; encoded by the coding sequence ATGAAACCCGTCAATAAAGAGATTTTTCGTGCTTATGACATCCGCGGAATCGTGGACAAGGATTTCGACGCGGATTGGGTCGAAATCCTGGGCAAGGCATGCGGTACCTACTTCCGCCGTCAGGGAATCACAGAAGCCATTGTGGCTCATGACTGCCGCCATTCCTCGCCCGGTTATCAGGAACGCATGATCAATGGGTTGACCTCCACGGGCGTGGACGTGATCTACCTGAACATGGTGGCCACCCCACTGTTCTACTTTGCGGTTAAAAAACTTGGCCGCAAAGCAGGTGTCATGATCACCGCCAGCCACAATCCGCCCGAGTTCAACGGATTCAAGGTCTGGGCTGGTGAGTCCACCATCCATTCCGAGGAAATTCAGGAAGTCTACAAGATCATGGCTTCTGGCGAATTCGAGACCGGAAGTGGCATGGCCTCGTCCCATGACATCGTCCCCAGCTATCTGGATGATCTGTCAGCACAGGTCACTCTCGAGCGACCTGTCAAGATCGTACTGGACGGCGGCAATGGCGCTGGGGGCGAAGTCTGTGCCGAGTTGCTCAGGCGTATCGGAGCCGAGGTCATCGAGCAGTACACCCGGCCTGATGGCGACTTCCCCAATCACCATCCCGACCCCACGGTGCCCAAGTACATGGCTGACCTCATCAAACGGGTCCCGGCCGAAGGCGCAGAGCTGGGCATCGGCCTGGATGGTGATGCGGACCGCATCGGCGTCATCGATGAAAACGGCAAAATGATCTACGGCGACCAGCTGTTGTCCATCTATGCCCGCGACATTCTGACCCGCCACCCGGGAGCCTCCGTCATCGGTGAGGTCAAGTGCACCCACCTGATGTACAAGGATATTACCGAGCACGGAGGCGACGCCATCATGAACGCCACTGGCCACTCGCTGATCAAGGCCAGGATGCAGGAAACAGGTGCGCTGCTGGCAGGTGAGATGAGCGGACACATGTTCTTCGCGGACCGCTACTACGGATTCGACGACGCTCTGTATTCGGCCCTGCGCATCGTGGACATCGTTGCTCGCACTCCGGGCAAACCCATCAGCACCTACCTTGAAGACTGGCCAAAGACGTTCAACACCCCCGAGATTCGTCAGGAGTGCCCGGACGCCATCAAGTTCGACGTGGTCAAACGCGCTCAAGAGTTCTTCAAGGACGACTATGATGTCATCGATGTGGATGGAGTACGCATCGTCTTCCCCGACGGATGGGGACTGCTACGCGCCTCCAACACCCAGCCCGTGCTGGTGCTGCGATTTGAGGCCGAAAGCGCCGAGCGTCTGGAAGAAATCCGCAAGGTCATTGAAGTCCCATTGGCTCAATGGATCAAGGAAATGAGCTAA
- a CDS encoding 4Fe-4S binding protein: MPKILVASAMERCIGCHSCSLACARLVHDSLSWTRAGIRIGSAGGLSTGFEATVCVACDPAPCAEACPTGAFTQRKGGGVKVKRELCIRCGECAKVCPVAAISMSPEDGFPYVCIHCGRCVSFCPHECLELAEAPKRRGRPLPVETTEGDHHE; this comes from the coding sequence ATGCCCAAGATACTTGTTGCCAGCGCCATGGAGCGTTGCATTGGCTGCCATTCCTGTTCCCTGGCCTGCGCACGTCTGGTCCACGACAGCCTGTCCTGGACCCGTGCGGGGATTCGCATCGGGTCGGCAGGCGGCCTGTCCACGGGATTCGAGGCCACGGTCTGCGTGGCCTGCGACCCGGCACCCTGCGCCGAAGCCTGCCCCACAGGAGCCTTCACCCAACGCAAAGGCGGAGGCGTCAAGGTCAAGCGCGAACTGTGCATCCGCTGCGGCGAATGCGCCAAGGTCTGTCCGGTGGCCGCCATCAGCATGAGCCCGGAAGACGGCTTCCCCTATGTCTGCATCCACTGTGGACGCTGCGTGTCCTTCTGTCCGCACGAATGCCTGGAACTTGCCGAAGCCCCCAAACGCAGGGGCCGGCCCCTGCCCGTGGAAACCACCGAGGGAGACCATCATGAGTAA
- a CDS encoding aldehyde ferredoxin oxidoreductase N-terminal domain-containing protein, translated as MSNRPFHIMHVDMQTGRGERSDFLSPAECLGGSGLAAKLYEHFGHPELPALHPDQPLIFAIGPLTGHFPLMSKVVCGFKSPYNEQYAESHAGGRLALSMRFAGYDALVVTGRSERLSSLFLAGRGLRVEDVEYMRGRDVFTTGKYLRRRAATAGHRSIFRIGPAGENLCSYACINVDSFRHFGRLGSGAVMGAKNLKAVVVEGDRELPLAGGKDYKKLFKAIYSDLTGTDMMSKYHNLGTAENLLALNELSALPWNNLQKTKRPEIDGISGERIAEQLLLRQTACAGCPVGCIHIGLLREKFASENEYLYRQVSYDYEPVFACGSMLGLTNASDVLAVLDACERQGMDVMSAGVALAWAAEALEKGLISEQETLLPLAFGDSKGFIAAMDCLGGRTNEFYEILARGAMVAAEHYGGEDFACVLGQEMAGYATGEVFYVSQAMGFRHSHLDSGGYSYDQSAKDKDVDKAVKFMVDDERGRVMLTSMVSCLFARKIYSNERVAEALSSVGLQDTATNLEALAGEMQRLRWRLKLTTGFDPTQARVPKRFMEVVTWKGAMDPKYLAALQEAYSRSILDLGANPS; from the coding sequence ATGAGTAATCGCCCATTCCACATCATGCATGTCGATATGCAGACCGGACGAGGTGAACGCTCGGATTTCCTGTCGCCTGCAGAATGTCTGGGAGGTTCCGGGCTGGCAGCCAAGCTCTATGAGCATTTCGGTCACCCGGAACTGCCCGCCCTACACCCTGATCAACCACTGATCTTCGCCATCGGCCCCCTGACCGGGCATTTCCCCCTGATGAGCAAAGTGGTCTGCGGCTTCAAGTCTCCCTACAACGAACAATACGCCGAAAGCCACGCCGGTGGACGACTTGCCCTGTCCATGCGTTTTGCCGGCTACGACGCTCTGGTGGTTACCGGACGTTCGGAGCGACTGTCCTCGCTCTTCCTGGCCGGACGTGGCCTGCGCGTGGAAGATGTGGAGTACATGCGCGGACGCGACGTCTTTACCACTGGCAAATACCTGCGCCGTCGGGCCGCAACAGCCGGCCATCGCAGCATCTTCCGCATCGGCCCTGCGGGTGAAAACCTCTGTTCCTACGCCTGCATCAATGTGGATTCCTTCCGCCATTTCGGGCGGCTGGGCTCCGGTGCGGTCATGGGCGCCAAAAACCTGAAGGCCGTGGTAGTGGAAGGTGATCGAGAACTGCCTCTGGCCGGGGGCAAGGATTACAAGAAACTTTTCAAGGCCATCTATTCCGACCTGACCGGCACGGACATGATGAGCAAGTATCACAACCTGGGCACTGCCGAGAACCTGCTGGCCCTGAATGAACTCTCGGCCCTGCCCTGGAACAACCTCCAGAAGACAAAGCGCCCGGAGATAGACGGCATCTCTGGCGAGCGCATTGCCGAGCAATTACTGCTCAGACAGACCGCTTGCGCGGGTTGTCCGGTAGGCTGCATTCATATCGGCCTGCTACGGGAAAAATTTGCCAGCGAGAATGAATACCTCTACCGCCAGGTCTCTTACGACTACGAACCCGTCTTTGCCTGCGGCTCCATGCTGGGACTGACCAACGCCTCGGATGTGCTGGCCGTTCTGGATGCCTGCGAACGCCAGGGCATGGATGTGATGAGTGCCGGCGTGGCCCTGGCCTGGGCCGCCGAAGCCCTGGAAAAGGGCCTTATCAGCGAACAGGAGACCCTGCTCCCGCTGGCCTTCGGTGACTCCAAGGGCTTCATCGCCGCCATGGACTGCTTGGGAGGCCGGACAAACGAATTCTACGAAATCCTGGCACGCGGGGCCATGGTTGCCGCCGAGCACTATGGCGGAGAGGACTTTGCCTGCGTACTGGGCCAGGAGATGGCCGGTTACGCCACAGGAGAAGTCTTCTACGTCTCCCAGGCCATGGGCTTCAGACATTCACATCTGGACAGCGGCGGTTATTCATACGACCAGTCCGCCAAGGACAAGGATGTGGACAAGGCCGTGAAGTTCATGGTCGACGACGAACGTGGCCGGGTGATGCTGACCAGCATGGTTTCCTGCCTGTTTGCGCGCAAAATCTACTCCAATGAACGTGTGGCAGAGGCTCTGAGTTCCGTGGGTCTGCAAGACACCGCCACGAACCTCGAGGCTCTGGCCGGGGAGATGCAACGCCTGCGCTGGCGCCTCAAACTGACCACCGGGTTTGATCCGACGCAGGCCCGTGTGCCCAAACGGTTCATGGAGGTCGTCACCTGGAAAGGCGCGATGGACCCGAAGTATCTGGCGGCGCTTCAGGAGGCCTATTCGCGATCCATACTGGACCTTGGTGCCAACCCGTCGTAA
- a CDS encoding efflux RND transporter periplasmic adaptor subunit yields MRKKIIIAILVFAIAALGLFWTTRSGDGKIEVLNTARVARGEVRNQLEATGIVKAQVGAIVKIGAQATGRITTMNVRVGDPVTQGDLIAVIDDRELKASEAEALARREHARAEFSRVKTTSPLRVNEAEAELNAAAAELDYAILSFERQRQLAEADLVAQDALDDARQNAAVKKSALRVKVSALERIRFETVEDQRKAQKTLAQEQAALDSIRTRLSYTRIISPLTGVVSQVAAQEGETVVTGLEVANLITVLDPTRLEMWIYVDETDIGRVRPGLPVEFQVDAYPGDIFNGTIDQIYPEPEIRDNIVYYQALVRLDKDQALRLRPEMTTQSQIIVEIKKDVLALPNAALKWVGGEQVVFVSEGKDVRKAYPELGLAGVTHSEVLSGLSEGDTVATQLVLPGQKKKKD; encoded by the coding sequence GTGCGCAAAAAAATCATCATTGCCATCCTTGTCTTTGCCATTGCCGCCCTGGGCCTGTTCTGGACCACCCGCAGTGGTGACGGCAAAATCGAAGTCCTGAACACCGCCCGCGTGGCCCGCGGCGAAGTCCGTAACCAGTTGGAGGCCACGGGCATCGTCAAAGCGCAGGTCGGGGCCATCGTCAAGATCGGGGCCCAGGCCACTGGGCGCATCACCACAATGAACGTCCGCGTGGGTGACCCAGTGACTCAGGGCGACCTGATCGCCGTGATCGATGACCGCGAACTCAAGGCCTCCGAAGCCGAAGCCCTGGCTCGCCGCGAACATGCCCGAGCCGAGTTCTCACGGGTCAAAACCACGTCCCCCCTGCGTGTCAACGAGGCCGAAGCCGAGCTGAACGCCGCGGCCGCCGAGCTGGATTACGCGATTCTGTCCTTCGAGCGTCAGCGCCAGTTGGCCGAGGCCGATCTGGTCGCCCAAGATGCCCTGGACGATGCCCGCCAGAATGCAGCGGTCAAGAAAAGCGCTCTGCGCGTCAAGGTCTCGGCCCTGGAACGCATCCGCTTCGAAACCGTCGAGGATCAGCGCAAGGCCCAAAAGACCCTGGCGCAGGAGCAGGCAGCTCTGGATTCCATCCGCACCCGGCTGTCCTACACGCGCATCATCAGCCCATTGACCGGGGTGGTCAGCCAGGTTGCAGCCCAGGAAGGAGAAACCGTGGTCACGGGCCTGGAAGTGGCCAACCTGATCACCGTGCTCGATCCCACACGCCTGGAGATGTGGATTTACGTTGATGAAACAGACATCGGGCGAGTGCGCCCGGGGCTGCCCGTTGAGTTCCAGGTGGACGCCTACCCCGGTGACATCTTCAACGGGACCATCGACCAGATCTATCCCGAACCGGAAATCCGCGACAATATCGTCTACTATCAGGCACTGGTTCGGCTGGACAAGGATCAGGCCCTGCGCCTGCGCCCCGAGATGACCACCCAGAGCCAGATCATTGTGGAAATCAAGAAAGACGTCCTGGCCCTGCCCAATGCCGCTCTGAAATGGGTGGGCGGCGAGCAGGTTGTCTTCGTGTCTGAAGGAAAGGATGTCCGCAAGGCATATCCGGAACTCGGGTTGGCCGGAGTCACACATTCCGAAGTGCTC